From one Haloferax marinisediminis genomic stretch:
- a CDS encoding DUF7109 family protein has protein sequence MSESTYDDLAGIVDLFGALTRTELEDALDELAFKEGRETDTDALSGAISDAVDAYYLVAYDSDEADDELLTVGPMAFPTLPPRAEDLPHILDYPVRDVPRNDLVEQVESRLRGAAARAVQSGDIDEIARLLDVTYDLEAWADADVASIRDKLDAALAEEGQA, from the coding sequence ATGAGCGAGTCGACCTACGACGACCTCGCCGGTATCGTCGACCTCTTCGGCGCGCTCACCCGTACCGAACTCGAAGATGCACTCGACGAACTGGCGTTCAAAGAGGGGCGTGAGACGGATACGGACGCCCTCTCTGGCGCGATCTCGGACGCGGTCGACGCGTACTACCTCGTCGCCTACGACTCCGACGAGGCGGACGACGAACTCCTCACCGTCGGCCCGATGGCCTTCCCCACGTTGCCGCCGCGAGCGGAGGACTTGCCCCACATCCTCGACTATCCCGTCCGTGACGTCCCCCGGAACGACCTCGTCGAACAGGTCGAATCTCGCCTCCGCGGTGCCGCCGCGCGCGCCGTCCAGTCGGGCGACATCGACGAAATCGCCCGCTTACTCGACGTGACGTACGACCTCGAAGCGTGGGCCGACGCCGACGTGGCGTCG